One window from the genome of Streptomyces sp. NBC_00287 encodes:
- a CDS encoding acyl-CoA carboxylase subunit epsilon produces MNLPDIRVEKGHAGPEEVAAITAILLARAAARPTPEPAHRGRAKAGWRRLEREPGFRAPHSWH; encoded by the coding sequence ATGAACCTCCCTGACATTCGCGTCGAGAAGGGCCATGCCGGGCCCGAGGAAGTAGCCGCCATCACGGCCATCCTGCTGGCCCGAGCAGCCGCCCGGCCGACGCCGGAACCGGCCCACCGCGGCCGAGCGAAAGCCGGCTGGCGCCGCCTGGAGCGCGAGCCCGGTTTCCGGGCACCGCACAGCTGGCACTGA
- a CDS encoding GTP-binding protein, translated as MDFASSSGGPSRSTTSAKIVVAGGFGVGKTTFVGAVSEINPLRTEAVMTSASAGIDDLTHTGDKTTTTVAMDFGRITLDQDLILYLFGTPGQDRFWFMWDDLVRGAIGAVVLVDTRRLADCFPAVDYFENSGLPFVIALNGFDGSQPYNPDEVREALQIGPDTPIITTDARHRADAKSTLITLVEHALMARLR; from the coding sequence GTGGACTTCGCAAGCTCTAGCGGCGGTCCTTCCCGCTCCACCACCTCGGCGAAGATCGTGGTGGCGGGTGGCTTCGGCGTGGGCAAGACCACGTTCGTCGGGGCCGTTTCGGAGATCAACCCGCTGCGCACAGAGGCCGTCATGACGTCTGCTTCGGCAGGCATCGACGACCTCACCCACACCGGAGACAAGACGACCACGACGGTCGCCATGGACTTCGGCCGTATCACCCTGGACCAGGACCTGATCCTGTACCTCTTCGGTACGCCCGGCCAGGACCGCTTCTGGTTCATGTGGGACGACCTGGTGCGCGGCGCCATCGGCGCGGTCGTGCTCGTCGACACCCGCAGGCTCGCCGACTGCTTCCCGGCGGTCGACTACTTCGAGAACAGCGGACTTCCGTTCGTGATCGCCCTCAACGGCTTCGACGGCAGTCAGCCGTACAACCCGGACGAGGTGCGCGAGGCCCTGCAGATCGGCCCCGACACCCCGATCATCACGACGGACGCCCGCCACCGCGCGGACGCCAAGTCGACACTGATCACGCTGGTCGAGCACGCGCTGATGGCGCGCCTGCGGTAG
- a CDS encoding DUF742 domain-containing protein, with amino-acid sequence MATPPDGSSSGNWSYGPAQGQNDGSQNRYNFPSTPSQRRQQPYGQPQGPQGPGPSPYDQPQAPRIQPVQPQRRTPEPAPAGASNNPLVRPYAMTGGRTRPRYQLAIEALVHTTAQPHQMQGQLPEHQRICNLCREIKSVAEVSALLTIPLGVARILVADLAEAGLVAIHQPGGDENAGGQPDVTLLERVLSGLRKL; translated from the coding sequence GTGGCAACACCCCCAGACGGTTCATCATCGGGCAACTGGTCGTACGGCCCTGCCCAGGGCCAGAACGACGGTTCCCAGAACCGGTACAACTTCCCCTCCACGCCGAGCCAGCGGCGTCAGCAGCCGTACGGGCAGCCGCAGGGGCCGCAGGGTCCCGGCCCGTCCCCGTACGACCAGCCGCAGGCACCGCGCATCCAGCCCGTGCAGCCGCAGCGACGCACCCCTGAGCCGGCGCCCGCCGGGGCGTCGAACAACCCCCTGGTGCGCCCGTACGCCATGACCGGCGGCCGGACGCGCCCGCGCTACCAGCTCGCCATCGAGGCACTGGTGCACACCACCGCGCAGCCGCACCAGATGCAGGGCCAGTTGCCCGAGCATCAGCGGATCTGCAACCTCTGCCGCGAGATCAAGTCGGTGGCGGAAGTCTCCGCCCTCCTGACGATCCCTCTCGGCGTGGCCAGGATCCTCGTCGCCGACTTGGCGGAGGCGGGCCTGGTCGCCATCCATCAGCCCGGCGGCGACGAGAACGCCGGCGGCCAGCCAGACGTGACACTGCTCGAAAGGGTGCTCAGTGGACTTCGCAAGCTCTAG
- a CDS encoding roadblock/LC7 domain-containing protein yields the protein MSPISQAAQNLNWLITNFVDNTPGVSHTVVVSADGLLLAMSEGFPRDRADQLAAVASGLTSLTAGASRIFEGGSVNQTVVEMERGFLFIMSISDGSSLAVLAHPEADIGLIGYEMALLVDRAGTVLTPDLRAELQGSLLN from the coding sequence GTGAGCCCGATTAGCCAGGCGGCACAGAACCTGAACTGGTTGATCACCAACTTCGTGGACAACACCCCTGGGGTGTCTCACACGGTGGTGGTCTCCGCCGACGGACTCCTTCTGGCGATGTCCGAAGGCTTTCCGCGCGACCGCGCCGACCAGCTCGCTGCGGTCGCCTCCGGTCTGACCTCGCTGACCGCCGGTGCCTCGCGCATCTTCGAGGGCGGCAGTGTGAACCAGACGGTTGTGGAGATGGAGAGGGGATTCCTCTTCATCATGTCCATCTCCGACGGTTCGTCGCTCGCGGTTCTTGCCCACCCGGAGGCGGACATCGGCCTCATTGGGTACGAGATGGCCCTTCTGGTGGACCGTGCCGGTACGGTCCTGACGCCGGATCTGCGTGCGGAGCTCCAAGGGAGCCTTCTCAACTAA
- a CDS encoding sensor histidine kinase — MRRSKNGPEPSARGNFTPPPRGAAPAPVPGSEPTAAPASSGGRLSPRNWRVPTRLNAILLIPVLVGLVMGGFQVKSSIDTWQEAEDAENTARLVRASLNYADALYNERDATAAPLLLNTDKDVVTAARKKTDDAADAFDEAAQSMPDKGGLERRLTLFRKVEPTLATLREEAYTTKRPGVETEEGYVDVAHPLTEFANELGLGTGNITSYGRTVYAIELTKASLSLQRSIGMHMLVQPGPGTGSFASQRVALTSYAYLEGIAVQEYIGGGTEADAQKLEDAETDIKAKGAAMAKEAAQKAAAEGKEYVPPPAKTVDMVRLVAGLKSTDPAERQAIAQKGVTAENWWAVNTLKYDAYQQIESDMADAAVSEAATIADNAKRDAFIVGAAVVVALLAAFILAGMVARQMSRAMRQLRNAAFGIAEQRLPMLVDQLSRTDPGRVDTRVAPIPITTTDEIGEVARAFDQVHREAVRLAAEQALLRGNINAIFTNLSRRNQSLIEGQLTLITDLENNEADPDQLENLFKLDHLATRMRRNGENLLVLAGEEPGRRWDQPVPLVDVLRAASSEVEQYERIELSGVPEAEIHGRAVTDLVHLLAELLENATTFSSPQTKVRVTATRLPDGRVMVEIHDKGIGLTAEDFADINHKLANPPTVDAAISQRMGLFVVGRLSDRHGIRVQLRPSGEQAGTTSLVMLPDAITHGGGGEVAPMQDEFTVSQIIPEQNFQGEDFSRPQMRTAAELGFDDSRYTEVPDDIRELDPVGRSLMREERRAALEAQSQDPEGSENPAYDEFTGQQGYDSTGPNGHGGFPEQQGAYDPQTAYEEQQRPSYEEQYYAPNGGLPRNDTFSSNGGYPEPGYAEPAQEEPAAPHQSAPESFPAFEERRYQDDWPQQDDYRNGYSDQYAPEPEPVRPADTNERDRVGFDRPGPAPSATHALTDAGLPRRGSAASGTNGARPVSQEAPAPAETPANDDWRSANDDRWQQAAQLRKPKAGGVTSSGLPRRVPKANLVEGAAETTPQGGPQISRAPEDVRGRLSNLRRGVQRGRSAGSETNGQGLGPDSTYNQER; from the coding sequence GTGAGGCGAAGCAAGAACGGTCCCGAGCCGTCGGCCCGGGGCAACTTCACCCCGCCGCCGCGCGGAGCGGCGCCCGCCCCTGTGCCCGGATCGGAACCAACGGCCGCGCCGGCTTCAAGCGGCGGCCGTCTCTCCCCGCGCAACTGGCGAGTGCCGACCCGGCTGAACGCGATCCTGCTCATACCCGTGCTGGTCGGCCTGGTCATGGGCGGCTTCCAGGTGAAGAGCTCGATCGACACCTGGCAGGAGGCCGAGGACGCGGAGAACACCGCGCGCCTGGTGCGGGCCTCCCTCAATTACGCGGACGCCCTGTACAACGAGCGTGACGCCACGGCCGCGCCGCTCCTGCTGAACACGGACAAGGACGTCGTCACCGCGGCCCGCAAGAAGACGGACGACGCGGCCGACGCCTTCGACGAGGCGGCCCAGAGCATGCCGGACAAGGGCGGCCTCGAGCGCCGCCTGACGCTGTTCCGCAAGGTCGAGCCCACACTCGCGACGCTGCGGGAAGAGGCGTACACGACCAAGCGCCCCGGTGTGGAGACCGAAGAGGGCTACGTCGATGTCGCCCACCCGCTGACCGAGTTCGCCAACGAGCTCGGCCTCGGCACCGGCAACATCACCTCTTACGGCCGTACGGTCTACGCCATCGAGCTGACCAAGGCGTCCCTGTCGCTCCAGCGCTCCATCGGCATGCACATGCTGGTCCAGCCCGGTCCGGGCACCGGCAGCTTCGCCAGCCAGCGCGTCGCCCTCACCTCGTACGCATACCTGGAGGGCATCGCCGTCCAGGAGTACATCGGCGGTGGCACCGAGGCGGACGCGCAGAAGCTCGAAGACGCCGAGACGGACATCAAGGCCAAGGGCGCGGCCATGGCCAAGGAGGCCGCCCAGAAGGCTGCCGCCGAGGGCAAGGAGTACGTCCCGCCGCCCGCCAAGACCGTCGACATGGTCCGGCTCGTCGCGGGTCTGAAGAGCACCGACCCCGCCGAGCGCCAGGCCATCGCCCAGAAGGGCGTGACCGCCGAGAACTGGTGGGCGGTCAACACCCTCAAGTACGACGCCTACCAGCAGATCGAGTCGGACATGGCCGACGCCGCGGTGAGCGAGGCCGCGACGATCGCCGACAACGCCAAGCGTGACGCCTTCATCGTGGGTGCCGCCGTCGTGGTCGCCCTGCTCGCCGCGTTCATCCTGGCCGGCATGGTGGCCCGCCAGATGAGCCGCGCGATGCGCCAGCTGCGCAACGCCGCCTTCGGTATCGCCGAGCAGCGCCTGCCGATGCTGGTCGACCAGCTCTCGCGCACCGACCCCGGCCGCGTCGACACCCGGGTCGCGCCGATCCCGATCACCACCACCGACGAGATCGGCGAGGTCGCCCGCGCCTTCGACCAGGTCCACCGCGAGGCGGTCCGACTCGCCGCCGAGCAGGCCCTGCTCCGGGGCAACATCAACGCGATCTTCACCAACCTGTCGCGCCGCAACCAGTCCCTGATCGAGGGCCAGCTGACCCTGATCACCGACCTGGAGAACAACGAGGCCGACCCGGACCAGCTGGAGAACCTCTTCAAGCTGGACCACCTCGCGACCCGTATGCGCCGCAACGGCGAGAACCTCCTGGTCCTCGCCGGCGAGGAGCCCGGCCGCCGCTGGGACCAGCCGGTCCCGCTGGTCGACGTGCTGCGCGCCGCCTCCTCCGAGGTGGAGCAGTACGAGCGCATCGAGCTCTCCGGCGTCCCGGAGGCCGAGATCCACGGCCGCGCGGTCACCGACCTCGTGCACCTGCTCGCCGAGCTGCTGGAGAACGCGACCACGTTCTCCTCCCCGCAGACCAAGGTCCGCGTCACCGCGACCCGTCTTCCCGACGGCCGTGTGATGGTCGAGATCCACGACAAGGGCATCGGCCTGACCGCCGAGGACTTCGCGGACATCAACCACAAGCTGGCCAACCCGCCGACCGTGGACGCCGCGATCTCCCAGCGCATGGGCCTGTTCGTGGTCGGCCGACTGTCCGACCGGCACGGCATCCGGGTCCAGCTGCGCCCCTCGGGCGAGCAGGCCGGTACCACCTCGCTGGTCATGCTGCCCGACGCGATCACCCACGGTGGTGGTGGCGAGGTGGCGCCGATGCAGGACGAGTTCACGGTTTCGCAGATCATCCCGGAGCAGAACTTCCAGGGTGAGGACTTCAGCCGTCCGCAGATGCGCACGGCGGCCGAACTCGGCTTCGACGACAGCCGCTACACCGAGGTCCCGGACGACATCCGCGAACTGGACCCGGTCGGCCGCTCCCTGATGCGCGAGGAGCGCCGTGCGGCCCTGGAGGCCCAGTCGCAGGACCCGGAGGGGTCCGAGAACCCCGCGTACGACGAGTTCACCGGCCAGCAGGGCTACGACAGCACCGGCCCGAACGGCCACGGCGGCTTCCCCGAGCAGCAGGGGGCGTACGACCCGCAGACGGCGTACGAGGAGCAGCAGCGACCGTCGTACGAGGAGCAGTACTACGCGCCGAACGGCGGCCTGCCGCGGAACGACACCTTCTCGTCGAACGGCGGCTACCCCGAGCCCGGTTATGCGGAGCCCGCTCAGGAGGAGCCCGCGGCCCCGCACCAGTCCGCCCCGGAGTCCTTCCCGGCCTTCGAGGAGCGGCGCTACCAGGACGACTGGCCGCAGCAGGACGACTACCGCAACGGTTACTCGGACCAGTACGCTCCGGAACCGGAACCTGTGCGGCCCGCTGACACAAATGAGCGCGACCGCGTAGGCTTCGACCGTCCGGGACCGGCCCCCTCCGCCACCCACGCGCTGACCGACGCCGGGCTCCCCCGCCGTGGATCCGCCGCGAGCGGCACGAACGGCGCGCGGCCCGTGAGCCAGGAGGCGCCGGCCCCCGCGGAGACCCCCGCCAACGACGACTGGCGCTCGGCGAACGACGATCGCTGGCAGCAGGCGGCGCAGCTCCGCAAGCCCAAGGCGGGCGGAGTCACCTCCTCCGGTCTGCCGCGGCGGGTACCCAAGGCCAACCTGGTCGAGGGAGCCGCCGAGACCACCCCTCAGGGAGGTCCACAGATCTCCCGTGCTCCCGAGGACGTCCGGGGCAGGCTGAGCAACCTGCGCCGCGGTGTCCAGCGGGGTCGCAGCGCGGGAAGCGAAACGAACGGCCAGGGCCTCGGTCCTGACAGCACCTACAACCAGGAGCGTTAG
- a CDS encoding GTP-binding protein, whose amino-acid sequence MDFASSDGGRATTSAKIVVAGGFGVGKTTFVGAVSEINPLRTEAVMTSASAGIDDLTHTGGKTTTTVAMDFGRITLDQDLILYLFGTPGQDRFWFMWDDLVRGAIGAIVLVDTRRLADCFPAVDYFENSGLPFVVALNGFEGHQPYAPEEVREALQIGPDTPIITTDARHRSDAKSALITLVEHALMARLR is encoded by the coding sequence GTGGACTTCGCAAGCTCTGACGGAGGCCGGGCGACCACCTCCGCGAAGATCGTGGTGGCGGGTGGCTTCGGCGTCGGCAAGACGACGTTCGTCGGCGCCGTCTCCGAGATCAACCCGCTGCGCACGGAGGCCGTCATGACGTCCGCGAGCGCGGGCATCGACGACCTCACCCACACCGGAGGCAAGACGACCACCACGGTCGCCATGGACTTCGGTCGCATCACGCTCGACCAGGACCTGATCCTCTACCTGTTCGGTACGCCCGGGCAGGACCGCTTCTGGTTCATGTGGGACGACCTGGTGCGCGGCGCCATCGGCGCGATCGTGCTGGTGGACACCCGGCGCCTGGCCGACTGCTTCCCGGCGGTCGACTACTTCGAGAACAGCGGGCTGCCGTTCGTCGTGGCGCTCAACGGCTTCGAGGGGCACCAGCCCTACGCACCCGAGGAGGTGCGCGAGGCCCTGCAGATCGGCCCCGACACCCCGATCATCACGACGGACGCCCGGCACCGCTCGGATGCCAAGAGTGCGCTGATCACGCTGGTCGAGCACGCGCTGATGGCACGCCTGAGGTAG
- a CDS encoding DUF742 domain-containing protein produces the protein MTPPNASHDPYAEPYEDEGDQPLVRPYAMTGGRTRPRYQLAIEALISTTADPAALMGLLPEHQRICHLCREVKSVAEVSALLAMPLGVARILVADLAEAGLVAIHQPGGDENNGGAPDVTLLERVLSGLRKL, from the coding sequence ATGACCCCGCCCAACGCCTCTCATGATCCGTACGCGGAGCCGTACGAGGATGAGGGCGACCAGCCGCTGGTACGTCCGTACGCGATGACCGGCGGCCGGACCCGGCCGCGCTACCAGCTGGCCATCGAGGCCCTGATCAGCACCACGGCCGACCCGGCAGCGCTCATGGGGCTGCTCCCGGAGCACCAGCGGATCTGCCATCTGTGCCGTGAGGTGAAGTCGGTCGCCGAGGTTTCGGCGCTGCTGGCGATGCCTCTCGGTGTGGCCCGGATCCTCGTCGCGGACCTCGCGGAGGCGGGCCTTGTCGCCATCCACCAGCCGGGTGGCGACGAGAACAACGGCGGTGCACCTGATGTGACACTGCTCGAAAGGGTGCTCAGTGGACTTCGCAAGCTCTGA
- a CDS encoding roadblock/LC7 domain-containing protein, which produces MSQAAQNLNWLITNFVDNTPGVSHTVVVSADGLLLAMSEGFPRDRADQLAAVASGLTSLTAGASRIFEGGTVAQTVVEMERGFLFLMSVSDGSSLAVLAHPECDIGLVGYEMALLVDRAGAVLTPDLRAELQGSLLH; this is translated from the coding sequence ATGAGCCAGGCAGCACAGAACCTCAACTGGTTGATCACCAACTTCGTGGACAACACCCCAGGGGTGTCCCACACCGTCGTCGTATCCGCCGACGGTCTTCTGCTGGCGATGTCGGAGGGATTCCCGCGCGACCGTGCCGACCAGCTGGCGGCCGTAGCGTCCGGACTGACCTCGCTGACGGCCGGAGCCTCCCGGATCTTCGAGGGCGGCACCGTGGCGCAGACGGTTGTGGAGATGGAGAGAGGATTCCTCTTTCTGATGTCCGTCTCCGACGGCTCGTCGCTCGCCGTACTCGCGCACCCGGAGTGCGACATCGGCCTCGTCGGCTACGAGATGGCGCTGCTGGTCGACCGCGCGGGTGCGGTACTCACGCCCGACCTGCGTGCCGAGCTGCAAGGCAGTCTGCTCCACTGA
- a CDS encoding nitrate- and nitrite sensing domain-containing protein yields the protein MQGRFKRDGSASAEPELHGGTGPNAGSPSPQHAQNPGSAGDGTGRPGAPGGPSSAGPTTPAVKPPKGPSNPGPRIALRNWRISTRLVSLLALPVVAATSLGALRISDSMDDMQQLDNMKLLTDMTKQATELAAALQEERDQSAGPLAHGEKATGYTVKGYTDKTDRLRENFIESAEEVDTSDGNLQGVHDTLVGVVRDLRTLSGIRQDAYQADDNSTQTVEAYHRLIEHLLDLSQDMAEATSNPDMIQRTRALAAFSSAKEYASIQRAVLAAALPVNTKSSGSLSDNDRLYAQSALASQTSELASFKAIYGGEGAAELLKPVEEGNSTIQATDTYGDRAITSGLATVDRRSYKDWVDDSSIKIEQMGNIERTLLEQMEQKARELRNDSERDAIISGALILLVLGVSLVGAFVVARSMIRSLRRLEETATRVASDRLPELVKQLSESDPQDVDTSVESVGVHSRDEIGKVAAAFDDVHREAVRLAAEQALLRGNVNAMFTNLSRRSQGLIQRQLSLISELESREADPDQLSSLFKLDHLATRMRRNGENLLVLAGEEPGRRWTRPVPLVDVLRAAASEVEQYERIELASVPTTEVAGRVVNDLVHLLAELLENATSFSSPQTKVKVTGHALPDGRVLIEIHDTGIGLSPEDLAAINERLASPPTVDVSVSRRMGLFVVGRLSQRHGIRIQLRPSDSGGTTALVMLPVDVAQGGKKPAPGKPGQGGPSSGGPAAAQAAAGAAAARRSAGQGGSLGAGAPGAGALGAGAPSGGRLGAGQGPRAALPGRDSGGRPGAPRGPQGQGVPQAPAGPPPNRQAPPSPAGFGQAPGAPQGLQAAGTGAPQAQDAFGGGRPASASPQQAPNEKSGGGRRGRRPQLPGGRGGPRAELPGAGGSQPRTPSWSDENAQPPVPRASLDTPRGHDEQDPAHTSRMPRIDDRQGPGATTEMPAIPRGDGRQAPAGPADFGSYDSPQNTGQYPRPNVPQGQNTGEFVRPDVYGSSGGQPTGQFPAPQGYDNGSTGQHQMPGRQNPSTTGQFERPQQGGPADFGPPRQPAPQRPQQRPNRPEPEALPPAAGPGDGRTPLYDTLETNWFHGQQAQQGQGQQPNGAAPAPAQAPQAPAPAPQRPANTGSWRSSPNDDLVRQAERVRQPAAGGVTTSGLPRRVPRANLVPGTAQQQQHQTGPQVSRAPDDVRGRLTNLRRGIAQGRQAGSGQTGSFPSPTHQQER from the coding sequence GTGCAGGGACGTTTCAAGAGGGATGGCAGTGCTTCGGCGGAGCCGGAGCTGCACGGCGGGACTGGCCCCAATGCCGGCAGTCCCTCGCCCCAGCACGCCCAGAACCCGGGCTCGGCAGGTGACGGCACGGGGCGCCCCGGCGCGCCCGGCGGACCGTCCTCGGCGGGCCCCACGACCCCGGCGGTCAAGCCGCCGAAGGGTCCCTCCAACCCCGGCCCGCGAATAGCCCTGCGCAACTGGCGTATCTCCACGCGCCTGGTGTCGCTGCTCGCTCTCCCGGTCGTCGCGGCCACCTCGCTGGGCGCCCTGCGTATCAGCGACTCCATGGACGACATGCAGCAGCTCGACAACATGAAGCTGCTCACGGACATGACCAAGCAGGCCACCGAGCTGGCCGCCGCACTCCAGGAGGAGCGCGACCAGTCCGCGGGTCCGCTGGCGCACGGTGAGAAGGCCACCGGCTACACGGTCAAGGGCTACACCGACAAGACCGACCGGCTGCGCGAGAACTTCATCGAGTCCGCCGAAGAGGTCGACACCTCCGACGGCAACCTCCAGGGCGTCCACGACACCCTCGTCGGTGTCGTCCGCGACCTGCGCACCCTGAGCGGCATCCGCCAGGACGCGTACCAGGCGGATGACAACTCCACGCAGACCGTCGAGGCCTACCACCGGCTGATCGAGCACCTGCTGGACCTCTCCCAGGACATGGCCGAGGCCACCAGCAACCCCGACATGATCCAGCGCACCCGCGCGCTCGCGGCCTTCTCCTCCGCCAAGGAGTACGCCTCGATCCAGCGCGCGGTGCTCGCCGCGGCCCTGCCGGTGAACACCAAGTCCTCCGGCAGCCTCTCGGACAACGACCGGCTCTACGCCCAGTCGGCGCTGGCCAGCCAGACCTCCGAACTCGCCAGCTTCAAGGCCATCTACGGCGGTGAGGGCGCCGCCGAGCTCCTCAAGCCGGTCGAAGAGGGCAACTCCACGATCCAGGCCACCGACACCTACGGCGACCGCGCCATCACCAGTGGTCTGGCCACGGTGGACCGGCGCTCGTACAAGGACTGGGTGGACGACAGCTCGATCAAGATCGAGCAGATGGGCAACATCGAGCGGACTCTGCTGGAGCAGATGGAGCAGAAGGCCCGCGAGCTGCGCAACGACTCCGAGCGCGACGCGATCATCTCCGGTGCGCTGATCCTGCTGGTGCTGGGTGTCTCGCTGGTCGGCGCCTTCGTGGTGGCCCGGTCCATGATCCGCTCGCTGCGCCGCCTGGAGGAGACCGCCACGCGGGTCGCCTCCGACCGTCTGCCCGAGCTGGTCAAGCAGCTCTCCGAGTCGGACCCGCAGGACGTCGACACCTCCGTGGAGTCGGTCGGTGTGCACTCCCGGGACGAGATCGGCAAGGTGGCCGCGGCCTTCGACGACGTGCACCGCGAGGCGGTCCGCCTCGCCGCCGAGCAGGCCCTGCTGCGGGGCAACGTCAACGCGATGTTCACCAACCTCTCGCGCCGCTCCCAGGGTCTTATCCAGCGTCAGCTCTCGCTCATCTCCGAACTGGAGTCCCGCGAGGCCGACCCGGACCAGCTGTCCTCCCTGTTCAAGCTCGACCACCTCGCGACCCGCATGCGCCGTAACGGTGAGAACCTCCTCGTTCTCGCCGGTGAAGAGCCCGGCCGCCGCTGGACCCGCCCGGTCCCGCTGGTCGACGTGCTCCGCGCCGCCGCCTCCGAGGTGGAGCAGTACGAGCGCATCGAACTGGCCTCCGTGCCGACCACCGAAGTGGCCGGCCGTGTGGTCAACGACCTCGTGCACCTGCTCGCCGAGCTGCTGGAGAACGCCACCTCGTTCTCCTCCCCGCAGACCAAGGTCAAGGTCACCGGTCACGCGCTGCCCGACGGCCGCGTGCTGATCGAGATCCACGACACCGGTATCGGCCTGTCCCCCGAGGACCTCGCCGCGATCAACGAGCGGCTCGCCTCGCCGCCCACCGTGGACGTCTCCGTCTCCCGCCGCATGGGTCTGTTCGTGGTCGGTCGACTGTCGCAGCGGCACGGCATCCGTATTCAGCTGCGCCCGTCCGACTCCGGTGGTACGACCGCGCTGGTCATGCTCCCCGTCGACGTCGCCCAGGGCGGCAAGAAGCCCGCTCCGGGCAAGCCCGGCCAGGGCGGCCCCTCGTCCGGCGGTCCCGCCGCCGCGCAGGCCGCCGCCGGTGCGGCCGCCGCCCGGCGCTCGGCCGGTCAGGGCGGTTCCCTCGGCGCCGGTGCGCCGGGTGCCGGTGCCCTCGGTGCCGGTGCGCCCTCCGGTGGCCGGCTCGGTGCCGGTCAGGGACCGCGGGCCGCGCTGCCCGGCCGTGACTCGGGCGGCCGTCCCGGTGCCCCGCGTGGACCGCAGGGCCAGGGCGTGCCGCAGGCTCCGGCCGGACCCCCGCCGAACCGTCAGGCTCCGCCGTCCCCCGCGGGCTTCGGCCAGGCGCCGGGTGCCCCGCAGGGCCTCCAGGCCGCGGGCACCGGTGCCCCGCAGGCCCAGGACGCCTTCGGTGGCGGCCGTCCCGCATCGGCCTCCCCGCAGCAGGCCCCGAACGAGAAGAGCGGCGGCGGCCGTCGTGGCCGTCGGCCGCAGCTGCCGGGCGGTCGCGGTGGCCCGCGGGCCGAACTGCCCGGCGCCGGTGGCTCGCAGCCGCGCACCCCGAGCTGGAGCGACGAGAACGCCCAGCCGCCGGTGCCGCGTGCCTCGCTGGACACCCCGCGCGGGCATGACGAGCAGGACCCGGCGCACACCTCCCGGATGCCGCGGATCGACGACCGGCAGGGGCCGGGCGCGACCACCGAGATGCCGGCGATCCCGCGCGGCGACGGCCGCCAGGCCCCGGCGGGACCCGCTGACTTCGGCTCCTACGACTCCCCGCAGAACACGGGCCAGTACCCGCGCCCGAACGTTCCGCAGGGTCAGAACACCGGCGAGTTCGTCCGCCCGGACGTCTACGGCTCGTCCGGCGGACAGCCCACGGGGCAGTTCCCGGCCCCGCAGGGTTACGACAACGGCTCGACCGGACAGCACCAGATGCCCGGTCGGCAGAACCCGTCCACCACGGGTCAGTTCGAACGGCCCCAGCAGGGCGGCCCGGCCGACTTCGGCCCCCCGCGTCAGCCGGCCCCACAGCGTCCGCAGCAGCGGCCGAACCGTCCCGAGCCCGAGGCGCTGCCGCCGGCAGCGGGTCCGGGTGACGGACGTACGCCGCTGTACGACACGCTGGAGACCAACTGGTTCCACGGCCAGCAGGCACAGCAGGGCCAGGGCCAGCAGCCCAACGGCGCTGCTCCCGCTCCGGCCCAGGCACCGCAGGCTCCGGCACCGGCTCCACAGCGTCCCGCCAACACCGGTTCCTGGCGCAGCTCGCCGAACGACGATCTCGTTCGGCAGGCAGAGCGCGTCCGGCAGCCGGCCGCGGGCGGCGTCACCACCTCCGGCCTTCCGCGCCGGGTGCCCAGGGCGAACCTCGTCCCGGGCACGGCTCAGCAGCAACAGCACCAAACCGGTCCGCAGGTCTCGCGTGCGCCTGATGACGTGCGCGGGCGGCTGACCAATCTCCGTCGGGGTATCGCACAGGGTCGTCAGGCTGGCTCCGGCCAGACCGGCAGCTTCCCGAGCCCCACTCACCAGCAGGAGCGTTAG